AAAGGAACACTTCACCTGTTCTTTCCATCTCATACTGGATAAGAATGTCGGCCGACAATACACAAATCAGAGTGCAAAATCAATAAATGAGATATAAGTTGAAATCTGAAAAGAGTTATCAATCAAACTGACTAGAAGCCCAACtatttattcttttatttttttgcacaAAACTGGAAAGAATTCAATTAGGTGGAATATGGAATACAATTGAGGGTCAATCTCAACGGTGAGGTGACTATTTGTTGACAATGCTGAGGCACAAGTAGGATCACGATATTAAAGCAATCTTGATCATTCATCAGCACTTAATACTACCAATGCTTGAAGCTAAATCTTCTTTGCCACAACGTCCAAGACATTCAATTACATTCTTAGTACAAGGACCTTTAAGCTGAATTCCTTTCCCTACCATTAGACTAGCAAGCTTTGCAGCTTCAACAAGATGATTTTCCTCACATAGTCCAGCCATAAGTATACAATAAATATCAGAATCTATAGAAGATACGCCTGCAGACTGCTCAATCGCGTCAATCAAGTGATATCCATCAAGTATCCTTCTCTGCTGACAAAGCCATCTCATTATTGTGCTTGAGGTCAAACCATCAGGCTTTAGGCCACCAGCCAACATTCTCCTAAAACACATTTCTGCCTCCTTGAGTTTTCCAATCCGAAACAGTGATAAAACTAGAAAACTGTAACAAGAATCATATGGAATACCACATTCAGCTACTCTGTTGATGACTTGATGAGCTTCCTCCATATGCCCATCTTTGCAAAGACCCTGAATCAAAGTACAGATAAGTACCCTATTTGGTTTACAACCAAAATCCCTCATTTGGTCCAAAATACTTAATGCCTCTATCGACTGACCTTTCTCAACAAAATTCTGAACCACAGTAGTATAAGTAACGACGTTTGGCTTACACTGCCCACCATCTTTTTCCATTTCTCTCAATAACTCAAGCGCCCTTTCCAAACTCCCGAACCTACAAATCCCATCAAGAAGAGCTGAATAGGTCACCGTATTTGGCACACATCCATGTCCCCTCATAGCTTTGGTTAATCCACAAGCTTCTTCCAACCGACCCACCTCAGACAACCCCTTAATCATCACAACATATGTGATCATATCAGGATGAAGATCACTCGAATCCATCTCTCTCATAAAAAACAGAGCCTCATTAATATCACCCTTCTCGCACAATAATCGAATAACTACATTATACACTGTCGTGTCTGGCCGACAGTTGgactctttcattttcctcaatacCCACAAGCCCAAGGTAGCATCTTTTCCCACTCTACACAAATTCAATATAACCTTAAACATCTTAGCACTTGGAACATATTTATTCTGCAGCCTATAAGCCTCAATGAAATCTTCAATAATTTGTGGTTCGCGATCAAATCCAAGCAATTTATAAGCTCTACTGAACATGTA
This sequence is a window from Nicotiana sylvestris chromosome 3, ASM39365v2, whole genome shotgun sequence. Protein-coding genes within it:
- the LOC104217925 gene encoding pentatricopeptide repeat-containing protein At5g47360-like, whose protein sequence is MLPPSISRLFLTTKPADKPKFLLEKVHFFTTCSSSAGEFLSHLLESKKGSGLEKSLNTVKTKLDAKCVNEVLEKCAIDDPHMGLRFFIWSGLHPSYRHSSYMFSRAYKLLGFDREPQIIEDFIEAYRLQNKYVPSAKMFKVILNLCRVGKDATLGLWVLRKMKESNCRPDTTVYNVVIRLLCEKGDINEALFFMREMDSSDLHPDMITYVVMIKGLSEVGRLEEACGLTKAMRGHGCVPNTVTYSALLDGICRFGSLERALELLREMEKDGGQCKPNVVTYTTVVQNFVEKGQSIEALSILDQMRDFGCKPNRVLICTLIQGLCKDGHMEEAHQVINRVAECGIPYDSCYSFLVLSLFRIGKLKEAEMCFRRMLAGGLKPDGLTSSTIMRWLCQQRRILDGYHLIDAIEQSAGVSSIDSDIYCILMAGLCEENHLVEAAKLASLMVGKGIQLKGPCTKNVIECLGRCGKEDLASSIGSIKC